The proteins below are encoded in one region of Syntrophotalea carbinolica DSM 2380:
- a CDS encoding GNAT family N-acetyltransferase, translating to MMGTFLDPGDNRWRDFLRGVRHDVYHLPGYVALAARCEGGRPIAFHASDGEDAMLVPLLLRRVPQGLCRGDELWDAVSPYGYASPLFTRPDSSEVCRRLMETFIGAACDQGLVTLFLRMHPLLDGPLQVLSGMGTLVEHGNTVSIDLRQSPDELSRDMSTNHRRGIRKLCKAGFHAVLDVWEYLPDFVRIYRQTMARVGAEVFYFFKESYFEDLRTFLEAHLHLCCVLSPDGKVAAAGLFTLVDGILEYHLGGSRDDYLDFAPSKIMFAFMRNWGQRQGERLFHLGGGLGGRNDSLFAFKAGFSSRLTPFHTFRLVLNQNLYSSLCASWEKRSGMPMFGIDFFPAYRKIEKTDT from the coding sequence ATGATGGGAACGTTTCTGGACCCCGGGGATAATCGATGGCGCGATTTTCTCCGCGGGGTTCGCCATGATGTCTATCATTTGCCGGGTTATGTCGCTCTTGCAGCCCGTTGCGAAGGAGGGAGGCCCATCGCATTTCATGCGAGTGACGGTGAAGATGCCATGCTTGTACCTCTGTTGTTGCGCAGGGTGCCGCAGGGCCTGTGCCGCGGAGACGAACTATGGGATGCAGTCAGTCCTTATGGTTATGCCTCGCCGCTGTTTACACGACCCGATTCTTCGGAGGTTTGTCGCAGGCTCATGGAGACCTTCATCGGGGCCGCTTGTGATCAGGGGCTGGTTACCCTGTTTTTGCGTATGCATCCTCTGCTCGATGGTCCATTGCAGGTACTGTCCGGCATGGGAACTCTTGTCGAACATGGAAATACGGTGAGTATCGACCTGCGACAATCTCCGGATGAATTGTCCAGAGACATGAGCACCAATCATCGCAGAGGAATACGCAAGCTGTGCAAAGCCGGATTTCATGCGGTGCTGGATGTCTGGGAATATTTGCCCGATTTTGTTCGCATCTATCGCCAGACCATGGCGAGAGTGGGGGCCGAAGTCTTTTATTTTTTCAAAGAAAGCTACTTCGAGGATTTGCGCACATTTCTCGAAGCACACCTTCATCTGTGCTGTGTGCTTTCCCCCGATGGCAAGGTTGCGGCGGCCGGGTTGTTTACTCTGGTCGACGGCATTCTGGAATATCATCTCGGTGGCAGTCGGGACGATTATCTTGACTTTGCTCCGTCAAAAATTATGTTCGCTTTCATGCGAAATTGGGGGCAGCGACAAGGGGAGCGGTTATTTCACCTTGGGGGAGGCTTGGGGGGACGCAACGATTCTTTGTTTGCCTTCAAAGCAGGATTTTCCTCTCGATTAACGCCATTCCATACCTTTCGTCTGGTTCTGAACCAAAATCTATACTCTTCATTATGTGCCTCATGGGAAAAGCGAAGCGGCATGCCCATGTTTGGAATAGACTTTTTTCCAGCCTATAGAAAGATTGAAAAAACGGACACTTAG
- a CDS encoding sugar transferase, which translates to MELQPDMFLKRCLDLFFAATLLLLLLPLLSGVWLLVRWKLGKPVFFRQVRPGLNERPFTLYKFRTMSMDRDNDGNLLPDGARLTSLGRILRNTSLDELPELFNVLKGDMSLVGPRPLYSKYLPWYSQRERLRHTIKPGITGWAQINGRNRLPWDQRLAMDVWYVENRSLLLDGKILLKTVSFVLNRHGVSADPDLVENDLDIERCELSTDGTYRGNMIPRGNHDEA; encoded by the coding sequence ATGGAACTGCAGCCTGATATGTTCTTGAAGCGTTGTCTCGATCTGTTTTTTGCGGCGACCCTGTTACTGCTGTTGTTGCCGCTGTTGTCGGGGGTGTGGTTGCTGGTGCGCTGGAAATTGGGTAAACCCGTTTTTTTTCGACAGGTACGACCGGGGCTGAATGAGCGTCCCTTCACTTTGTACAAATTCCGCACCATGAGCATGGATCGGGACAATGACGGCAATCTGCTGCCCGACGGGGCGCGCCTGACTTCCCTGGGGCGCATTCTGCGCAATACCAGTCTGGATGAATTGCCCGAGTTGTTCAATGTTCTAAAGGGGGATATGAGCCTGGTCGGACCTCGGCCTTTGTATAGCAAGTATCTGCCCTGGTACAGTCAGCGCGAACGCCTGAGACATACGATAAAACCGGGAATTACCGGCTGGGCCCAGATTAACGGACGTAACAGGTTGCCATGGGATCAGCGGCTGGCAATGGATGTCTGGTATGTCGAAAACCGGTCCTTGCTTCTGGATGGTAAGATTTTATTGAAGACCGTCTCGTTTGTCCTGAACCGCCATGGAGTATCTGCCGATCCGGATCTGGTGGAAAACGATCTGGATATCGAACGGTGCGAGCTTTCAACGGACGGAACATATCGTGGAAATATGATTCCCAGAGGAAATCATGACGAAGCGTAA
- a CDS encoding DegT/DnrJ/EryC1/StrS family aminotransferase — protein MTKRNMHIAAKADTDDWLMPPWPVFDENDIAAVTQVLQSGKVNYWTGEIANRFEMEFAKRFGARYAVALANGTVALELALRALGIGPGDEVITTCRTFIASASAVVMCGATPVLADVDPDSQNITADAVAGLLTPRTRAIIVVHLAGRPCEMDPIMALARKHSLKVIEDCAQAHGATYRGLPVGSIGDVGTFSFCQDKIMTTGGEGGMLITNDEALWERAWAYKDHGRNYAAAHTRNKNPGFQWLYDTFGTNWRMTEMQAALGCMALKKLDEWLRIRRRNAGLLTEALQGLPVLRLPQPPPHMEHAYYKYYGFLCPDHLQAAWNRHRILQAFEELGVPGLTGTCGEIYLEKAFKDAGLGPLERLPNARHLNDTSLMFLVHPTLKSEDITMMAERIKKVLTKACR, from the coding sequence ATGACGAAGCGTAATATGCATATCGCGGCAAAAGCGGACACCGATGATTGGTTGATGCCGCCCTGGCCGGTCTTTGATGAGAATGACATTGCGGCTGTGACTCAGGTTTTGCAGTCAGGCAAAGTCAATTACTGGACCGGTGAAATTGCGAACCGATTCGAGATGGAATTTGCCAAACGTTTTGGCGCCCGCTACGCCGTCGCCCTGGCGAATGGAACGGTCGCCCTGGAACTCGCTCTGCGCGCCCTCGGCATCGGTCCCGGTGACGAAGTGATAACCACCTGCCGGACCTTTATTGCTTCAGCAAGTGCGGTGGTGATGTGTGGTGCTACGCCTGTGCTTGCCGATGTCGATCCGGATAGCCAGAACATCACCGCCGATGCGGTGGCCGGACTCCTGACCCCTCGAACCCGTGCGATCATTGTTGTTCATCTTGCCGGTCGGCCTTGCGAAATGGATCCCATTATGGCATTGGCCCGTAAACATTCCTTGAAGGTGATCGAGGATTGTGCCCAGGCGCATGGTGCGACGTATCGTGGGCTACCGGTGGGAAGTATCGGTGATGTCGGAACTTTTTCTTTCTGTCAGGATAAAATCATGACCACAGGCGGCGAAGGTGGCATGCTGATAACCAATGATGAAGCCTTGTGGGAAAGGGCCTGGGCCTATAAGGACCATGGACGAAACTATGCGGCCGCGCACACTCGGAACAAAAACCCCGGTTTTCAATGGTTATACGATACTTTCGGGACTAACTGGCGCATGACCGAGATGCAGGCGGCCCTGGGCTGTATGGCTCTGAAAAAACTTGATGAATGGTTAAGAATAAGGCGACGGAATGCCGGTCTACTGACGGAAGCTTTGCAAGGCCTTCCGGTTTTGCGACTGCCGCAGCCCCCGCCTCATATGGAGCATGCCTATTATAAATATTACGGATTTTTGTGCCCTGATCATTTACAGGCTGCCTGGAACAGACATCGTATTCTGCAAGCATTCGAAGAGCTGGGAGTGCCTGGATTGACCGGCACCTGTGGCGAGATTTACCTGGAAAAGGCTTTTAAGGATGCAGGACTGGGACCACTTGAACGATTACCGAATGCACGCCATCTAAATGACACAAGCCTCATGTTTCTTGTCCATCCCACGCTTAAAAGCGAAGATATCACTATGATGGCGGAGCGTATCAAAAAAGTCCTCACCAAGGCTTGCCGGTAA
- a CDS encoding transposase, which yields MLVSGLNEQGNREVLGLRIGDRESEAFWLDTFRCLKKCGLKEVHCVVSDDHSGLVNAAQCCFQGEGNVARMIFCAISFPMPVRNTKRIWAKGSNTATIGLDQSVLYGSLSVGIKDFTINMLLTRVLNFFLAYRLI from the coding sequence CTGCTTGTCTCTGGCCTGAACGAACAGGGCAATCGGGAGGTTCTGGGGTTGCGAATCGGCGACAGGGAATCCGAGGCGTTTTGGCTTGATACCTTTCGCTGCCTGAAAAAGTGTGGCCTCAAAGAGGTTCACTGCGTTGTTTCAGATGACCATAGCGGGTTAGTGAACGCGGCTCAGTGCTGCTTCCAGGGCGAGGGCAATGTTGCCAGGATGATTTTCTGCGCAATATCCTTTCCCATGCCAGTTCGAAACACAAAAAGGATTTGGGCGAAGGGCTCAAACACAGCAACTATTGGCCTTGATCAATCAGTGCTGTATGGTAGTCTTTCAGTAGGTATCAAAGACTTTACAATTAACATGTTGTTGACCCGAGTACTAAACTTTTTTCTGGCATACAGACTTATTTAG
- a CDS encoding sugar transferase yields the protein MKIYVNIFKRIFDFIVTFVGLTLLLPVLFCLAILVKLSSPGPILFKQQRMGQGGKPFIFFKFRTMRVDAPGTGPGVTCGNDPRITPVGRLLRKTKLDELPQLFNVLRGDMSLVGPRPELIKYVQYHREDFAKILSVKPGITDNAAIDYRYEEEILKVCKDVESAYIEKVLPEKIKLYHKYIEGISFRTDLSLIFRTFLRLFDLPRLLEPFGIVKKQCKVCEGVHVCLVGANHLQNDLFVALMKNVLHCRCRFTNIGSRHELSQVIWNETVQKNLLFLDCFALGNGDVEEILHSVRQAIPCGTRLAFYNYRESATSEETVLALGVRCVFHPGDSPQQFCLGTRAILNEM from the coding sequence ATGAAAATCTACGTGAATATATTCAAGCGGATTTTTGATTTTATCGTTACATTTGTCGGACTTACATTGCTGCTACCAGTATTGTTCTGCCTTGCGATACTGGTCAAACTTTCCTCTCCCGGCCCGATTCTTTTCAAACAACAACGCATGGGGCAGGGGGGCAAACCCTTCATTTTCTTCAAATTTCGTACCATGAGAGTTGATGCTCCGGGGACAGGTCCTGGGGTTACCTGCGGGAACGATCCAAGGATTACCCCGGTAGGTCGCTTACTGCGTAAAACCAAGCTTGATGAACTGCCGCAGCTCTTTAATGTTCTTCGGGGCGACATGTCCTTAGTCGGACCAAGACCGGAGTTAATCAAATATGTGCAATATCATAGAGAAGACTTTGCCAAGATCCTTTCTGTTAAACCGGGCATAACGGATAATGCGGCTATCGATTACCGGTATGAAGAAGAGATATTGAAAGTCTGCAAAGATGTGGAATCGGCCTATATAGAAAAAGTTCTCCCTGAAAAAATCAAGTTGTATCACAAATATATTGAGGGTATCTCTTTTCGGACAGACCTGTCCCTGATATTTCGAACCTTCCTGCGTTTATTTGATTTGCCTCGCTTGCTGGAGCCATTTGGTATCGTGAAAAAGCAATGCAAAGTCTGCGAGGGCGTTCATGTCTGCCTGGTTGGGGCAAATCACCTGCAGAACGATTTGTTTGTCGCCTTGATGAAAAATGTCCTTCATTGCCGATGCAGGTTTACAAATATAGGCTCCAGGCACGAACTATCTCAAGTGATCTGGAACGAAACGGTCCAAAAGAATCTACTTTTTCTCGACTGTTTTGCTTTGGGAAATGGCGATGTAGAAGAAATTCTCCATTCAGTTAGGCAGGCCATTCCGTGCGGTACACGATTGGCATTCTATAATTACCGGGAAAGCGCCACCTCTGAAGAAACGGTTTTGGCCCTTGGTGTGCGGTGTGTTTTTCATCCCGGCGACTCTCCCCAGCAGTTCTGTCTCGGAACCAGGGCTATTTTGAATGAAATGTAG
- the cysK gene encoding cysteine synthase A encodes MLVSSVTELIGNVPTIQLSKISTGNVFAKAEFLNPGGSIKDRVARNIIDSAKKEGKLTSGMTIIEATSGNTGISLAWVGAQCGHHVVCVMPENVSEERMKIIRAFGGETISTPADENLIGCLKKAKEIMQLEPGKYFFVNQFSNPHNPETHYKQTGAQIWDDLKGEIDIFVAGVGSGGTLQGVAKFLKEKNPAIKIIAVEPKNSATLLGKEPGLHQIQGIGDGFIPEVLDLDLVDSVFTVSDEEAIDTTRKLSRQEGLLVGTSSGANVFAALQFDNGRNRVVTVLPDRAERYFSTALI; translated from the coding sequence ATGTTGGTTAGCTCTGTTACTGAACTTATAGGGAATGTACCAACCATTCAACTATCAAAAATATCCACGGGAAATGTTTTTGCTAAAGCCGAGTTTCTCAACCCCGGTGGCAGTATTAAAGATAGAGTGGCCAGGAACATCATTGATTCGGCAAAGAAAGAAGGGAAACTTACATCCGGCATGACTATTATTGAAGCCACTTCAGGGAATACAGGCATCAGCCTTGCGTGGGTAGGAGCTCAATGTGGTCATCACGTCGTTTGCGTCATGCCGGAAAACGTCAGCGAAGAGAGAATGAAAATTATCCGGGCTTTTGGCGGAGAAACCATTTCTACGCCTGCTGATGAAAACCTCATCGGTTGTTTGAAAAAAGCAAAGGAAATCATGCAGTTAGAACCAGGAAAATATTTTTTTGTTAACCAATTTTCAAATCCCCACAATCCGGAGACTCATTATAAGCAAACCGGCGCTCAAATCTGGGACGACCTGAAGGGTGAGATAGATATTTTTGTCGCAGGTGTTGGAAGCGGCGGTACGCTTCAGGGGGTAGCAAAGTTTCTGAAAGAAAAAAATCCTGCTATTAAAATAATTGCCGTTGAACCGAAGAACAGCGCAACACTCTTGGGAAAGGAGCCAGGATTACACCAGATCCAAGGAATTGGTGACGGTTTCATCCCCGAGGTTCTCGACCTTGATCTGGTGGATAGCGTTTTTACCGTCTCGGACGAGGAAGCAATCGATACAACACGAAAGCTCTCTCGGCAAGAGGGCCTGTTGGTGGGGACTTCATCCGGAGCCAATGTGTTTGCAGCTCTTCAATTCGATAATGGCCGGAATCGCGTGGTTACCGTCTTGCCTGACCGCGCGGAAAGGTATTTCAGCACAGCCTTAATTTAG
- a CDS encoding GNAT family N-acetyltransferase, protein MEEHSVFYEFYKNAGFKVYSSSSGEWCELQPKMLMSIPYHCLINPKQEEMDHLLNISGAWGLRFPTELENYGFFSKLEVCDHAGYDLKYLKKKFRNRVSKGMKNCEIRSVSIEELRNQGYKLNLLTLRRQNRNDPRANLEYWHKICASLEKGNGVNILGAYYQEQLAAYVVILETPTMTEMIIQNSDSRLLNYCPNNLLTYHVTRHYLTEKSNPVPICYGLGSLEETPELDRYKIGMGYVMQPIKQRLYFRKKIRAFLRPSLIYPGEFINKHIVKGRSYKLDKSCAMLKRYLEQQ, encoded by the coding sequence ATGGAAGAACATAGTGTCTTTTATGAGTTTTATAAAAATGCCGGATTTAAGGTGTACTCCTCGTCAAGTGGTGAATGGTGCGAACTTCAGCCGAAAATGCTGATGTCCATCCCATACCATTGCCTCATCAATCCCAAGCAGGAAGAAATGGATCATTTGCTGAATATTTCAGGGGCCTGGGGGCTGCGATTTCCGACAGAGTTGGAAAATTACGGATTTTTCAGCAAATTGGAGGTTTGTGATCATGCCGGTTATGATCTTAAATATCTAAAGAAAAAGTTTCGAAACCGGGTTTCGAAAGGAATGAAAAATTGCGAGATAAGATCTGTAAGCATTGAGGAATTAAGAAATCAGGGCTATAAATTAAACCTGCTTACTTTGAGACGTCAAAACAGAAATGATCCGAGGGCAAATCTGGAATACTGGCATAAAATATGCGCTAGTTTAGAGAAAGGTAACGGAGTAAATATTCTCGGTGCATACTACCAGGAACAACTGGCTGCGTATGTGGTTATTCTGGAAACGCCAACTATGACGGAGATGATTATTCAAAACTCTGATTCAAGACTGCTGAACTACTGTCCGAATAATTTATTGACATATCATGTGACGCGGCATTACCTGACGGAAAAAAGTAACCCTGTCCCCATATGTTATGGTTTAGGTTCCCTTGAAGAAACCCCGGAGTTGGATAGATATAAAATAGGAATGGGTTATGTAATGCAGCCAATTAAGCAACGTTTGTACTTTAGGAAAAAAATAAGAGCTTTTCTTCGACCATCACTGATTTATCCTGGAGAATTTATCAATAAACATATTGTAAAGGGACGAAGCTATAAGCTGGATAAGAGCTGTGCCATGCTGAAGCGCTATCTGGAGCAGCAATGA
- a CDS encoding polysaccharide biosynthesis protein, which yields MPKETAARTPRNPVFYNRVRKTLILFFHLLVASFSLLLAFSLRYDLQIPTELWPSILEMLPVVLLLKLVVFRTMGMADGWWRYVSIPDLLQILKANVVASFGVVLYAVFIREMNNLPRSVIILDFLVCFMTMIGVRVLVRILREQRRQLTKSYRRKKKSVLVVGSGIVAQTIVREMRENPKMLKAVLGFIDRDQGRKGKVFNGIPVLGTLDDMAKICGKNDIDLIIVAESSVQPKELRNIVAFCKENKIESKILPAMGDIISGQVSLQHCREVRLEDLLGRPPIRLDVEEINNYLHGKRVLVTGAAGSIGSEICRQVAQFGPGNLVMFENAETPLFHLENELREKFPGLSLIPSLSDIRDQTRVSQVFKKHRPQVVFHAAAYKHVPMSEINPVQVVKNNVLGTRNIIDASFDIGAEHFVLISTDKAVNPTNIMGTTKRVAEMYAQSLPRNGSTKATTVRFGNVLGSHGSVIPIFREQILKGGPVTVTHPEITRFFMTIPEAVQLVLQAGCMGYGGEIFLLDMGEPVKIIRLAEEMIRLSGRRPYEDIEITFTGLRAGEKLFEELLIDGEGIKPTVHEKIRVLEATSSSCGLVKEETELLFEAIRRGDQVELIRLLKNMVPEFHTTQNLVHSESKPGEGTGKGINLSN from the coding sequence ATGCCAAAGGAGACTGCAGCAAGAACCCCCCGAAATCCGGTTTTCTATAACAGGGTCCGCAAAACCCTGATCCTCTTTTTTCATCTCCTGGTAGCATCCTTTTCACTGCTCCTTGCTTTCTCCCTACGTTACGATTTGCAGATCCCAACTGAATTATGGCCATCCATTCTGGAGATGCTGCCTGTCGTGTTGCTGTTGAAACTCGTGGTTTTTCGCACCATGGGGATGGCTGATGGTTGGTGGCGTTACGTTTCGATTCCGGATTTGCTGCAGATTTTAAAAGCCAATGTGGTGGCGTCTTTCGGGGTGGTGCTGTATGCCGTATTCATCAGGGAAATGAATAACCTGCCGCGATCGGTCATTATTCTCGACTTTCTGGTTTGTTTCATGACCATGATCGGCGTGCGGGTTTTGGTCCGTATTCTCCGGGAGCAAAGGCGACAACTCACCAAAAGTTATCGTCGGAAGAAAAAAAGTGTTCTGGTCGTTGGTTCCGGCATTGTCGCCCAGACCATAGTGAGGGAAATGCGGGAGAATCCCAAAATGCTCAAGGCGGTACTGGGATTTATTGATCGCGACCAGGGACGCAAGGGGAAGGTTTTCAATGGCATACCGGTACTCGGAACCTTGGACGATATGGCCAAAATCTGCGGTAAAAATGATATCGATCTGATTATTGTTGCCGAGTCGTCGGTTCAGCCTAAGGAATTGCGAAATATTGTGGCGTTTTGCAAGGAAAACAAGATTGAATCGAAGATACTTCCGGCAATGGGGGATATCATTTCCGGTCAGGTATCTCTGCAACACTGTCGGGAAGTCCGTCTTGAAGATCTTTTGGGACGGCCACCGATTCGTTTGGATGTCGAGGAAATCAACAACTATCTGCATGGTAAACGTGTGTTGGTCACCGGCGCTGCCGGAAGTATCGGCAGTGAGATCTGTCGCCAGGTAGCTCAGTTCGGTCCGGGAAATCTGGTGATGTTCGAAAACGCAGAGACTCCGCTTTTCCACCTGGAAAACGAGCTGCGGGAAAAATTCCCCGGTTTATCGCTTATTCCCAGCCTCAGTGACATCCGGGATCAGACCCGCGTATCTCAGGTATTTAAAAAACACCGACCTCAGGTGGTTTTTCATGCCGCGGCTTACAAGCACGTACCTATGTCGGAAATCAATCCGGTTCAAGTGGTTAAAAATAACGTTCTGGGAACACGCAATATCATCGACGCCAGTTTCGATATCGGTGCGGAACACTTTGTTCTGATTTCCACCGACAAGGCGGTCAACCCGACCAATATCATGGGTACAACCAAGCGGGTTGCCGAGATGTACGCTCAGAGTCTGCCGCGTAACGGTTCCACCAAGGCTACCACTGTTCGGTTCGGTAATGTGCTGGGCAGCCACGGCAGTGTCATTCCCATTTTCCGGGAGCAAATATTGAAAGGTGGCCCGGTTACCGTAACTCATCCGGAGATAACACGCTTTTTCATGACCATCCCGGAAGCCGTGCAGCTGGTACTCCAGGCGGGGTGCATGGGATACGGAGGGGAAATTTTCCTCCTCGATATGGGCGAACCGGTAAAAATCATCCGCCTGGCGGAAGAAATGATCCGTCTTTCAGGGCGAAGGCCTTATGAGGATATTGAAATCACCTTTACGGGGTTGCGGGCAGGTGAAAAGTTGTTTGAGGAGTTGCTGATCGACGGCGAAGGGATCAAGCCGACGGTACATGAAAAAATCCGCGTACTGGAAGCGACCAGCTCTTCCTGCGGGTTGGTCAAGGAAGAAACCGAGTTGCTGTTCGAGGCGATCCGGCGCGGCGATCAGGTAGAACTTATCCGACTTCTTAAAAACATGGTGCCGGAATTCCACACAACTCAGAATTTGGTGCATTCGGAATCCAAGCCTGGAGAAGGGACAGGAAAGGGTATTAATTTATCCAACTAA
- a CDS encoding outer membrane beta-barrel protein — MVWIFMLVFLACQPALAEEKVVDTGGTEVSTAVEMPALAYSESPFEQGTTTNRVGEILGSKTGYVHPYLGIGEYFTDNLFSTESNRQSDFFTRITPGIWMTLPASKYPIRQLRTLNTAPGGLALSRFRSKGKSRLQGYASYQADILRHSRFTSEDHVNQRAEGYFRYNFRGGLSVELLDIYELNHDAYNTGSSNTLDKFKSNLLNAVISYEISPKTSMEAEYGFYNLSYDQTKNQFRNRDDHSFIWRGFYRFLPKTSALVEYNFITIDYDDAEQSDSDEHRVYLGLQWEQSRKSRWRVMAGMGEKDFARSGRDDATNVLAELQFLHRFTPKTYAELRASRTTNETDSFDTEYTVSHRILFRYYQRITARLLASVIATYGNTKYKGGSTAIDREDHRGTVGFDVKYTLTNWLAVSGGYTFVKRHSNIKTSGYDKNNVYINFIFSL; from the coding sequence ATGGTGTGGATTTTTATGTTGGTGTTTCTTGCTTGTCAACCGGCTTTGGCAGAGGAAAAGGTCGTTGATACAGGTGGGACGGAGGTAAGTACTGCTGTTGAAATGCCGGCTTTGGCTTACAGCGAAAGTCCTTTTGAACAGGGCACGACAACTAACAGGGTCGGCGAAATCCTTGGATCGAAAACAGGATACGTTCATCCCTACCTGGGCATTGGAGAATATTTCACCGACAACTTATTCAGTACAGAGTCCAACCGCCAAAGCGATTTCTTTACCCGGATCACACCCGGCATATGGATGACGTTGCCGGCAAGCAAATATCCCATTCGTCAGCTTCGCACCCTCAATACCGCACCGGGAGGGCTGGCTTTGAGCCGTTTTCGGTCCAAGGGCAAATCGCGTCTTCAGGGCTATGCCAGTTACCAGGCGGATATTTTACGACACAGCCGATTCACATCGGAGGATCATGTCAATCAAAGGGCCGAGGGGTATTTCCGCTACAATTTCCGTGGCGGGTTATCTGTCGAATTGCTGGACATTTACGAATTGAATCACGACGCTTACAACACCGGTTCCAGCAACACTCTGGATAAGTTCAAATCCAATCTTTTAAATGCGGTAATCAGTTATGAAATCAGTCCGAAGACTTCAATGGAAGCCGAGTATGGTTTTTATAACCTGAGCTATGATCAGACAAAAAACCAATTTCGCAATCGGGACGACCACAGTTTCATCTGGCGAGGATTTTACCGGTTCCTGCCCAAGACCTCCGCGCTGGTCGAATATAATTTCATCACCATCGACTACGATGACGCAGAACAGTCCGACAGTGATGAACACAGGGTTTATCTGGGCCTGCAGTGGGAACAGAGCCGTAAATCACGGTGGCGGGTGATGGCTGGTATGGGAGAGAAGGATTTTGCCCGTTCGGGGCGGGATGATGCCACCAATGTCTTGGCGGAGCTACAGTTTCTGCACCGGTTTACACCTAAGACCTATGCGGAACTGCGTGCTTCCCGAACCACCAATGAGACGGACAGTTTTGATACGGAATACACGGTCTCCCACAGGATTCTATTTCGTTACTACCAGCGTATTACAGCCAGACTTCTGGCATCGGTTATAGCGACCTACGGGAATACCAAATACAAAGGGGGATCAACGGCGATCGATCGGGAAGATCACCGAGGGACGGTGGGATTCGATGTGAAATACACCCTGACCAACTGGTTGGCTGTGTCCGGCGGTTATACGTTTGTTAAACGCCATTCAAATATCAAGACATCTGGTTACGACAAAAACAATGTCTATATCAACTTTATTTTTTCGCTTTAG
- a CDS encoding SLBB domain-containing protein yields MTRQISRLVLILFLIVLFGQFSSAEELDYRVGEGDVLKVMVYDNPDLETTTRVSGKGVILFPLVGEIAIDGLSISEVAQKIASKLAQGYILDPQVSVFVETFGSQKATIMGEVVVPGLYELSGATTLMEMISKAGGLTDEAGDVVTIRRKNPANPDQDDTITVNLKNLMERNGTNAKLTIRGGDSIFVSKAGVFYVTGQVNKPDAYKFEAGTSVIKAVTMAGGFTELASQKRIQIIRQVNGSERVLEKVPLHTPVKPDDVIMVPESFF; encoded by the coding sequence ATGACAAGGCAGATTTCCAGATTAGTTTTAATCTTGTTTTTGATCGTCCTGTTTGGACAATTTTCCTCAGCGGAAGAATTGGATTACCGGGTAGGCGAAGGAGATGTCCTCAAGGTCATGGTATACGACAACCCTGACTTGGAAACAACCACCCGGGTCAGCGGCAAGGGGGTTATCCTGTTTCCCCTGGTTGGAGAAATAGCCATCGACGGCCTGTCCATATCCGAAGTGGCACAGAAAATTGCCTCCAAGCTGGCGCAGGGCTATATCCTCGATCCTCAGGTCTCGGTTTTTGTCGAGACATTCGGAAGTCAGAAAGCCACCATCATGGGCGAGGTGGTTGTGCCGGGGCTTTATGAATTGAGCGGAGCCACCACGCTTATGGAGATGATTTCCAAAGCCGGGGGACTGACCGACGAGGCTGGTGATGTCGTAACTATCAGACGAAAAAATCCCGCGAATCCGGATCAGGATGACACCATTACGGTTAATCTTAAAAATCTTATGGAAAGAAATGGAACCAATGCAAAGCTTACGATCCGCGGTGGGGACAGTATATTCGTATCGAAGGCTGGTGTGTTTTATGTAACGGGGCAGGTAAATAAACCCGATGCCTATAAATTCGAGGCGGGCACCTCCGTTATAAAAGCCGTTACCATGGCCGGTGGATTTACCGAACTGGCTTCCCAAAAAAGAATCCAGATCATTCGTCAGGTCAATGGCAGCGAGCGTGTTCTGGAAAAGGTTCCACTTCATACGCCTGTTAAACCGGATGACGTTATTATGGTTCCTGAAAGTTTTTTCTGA